The Paenibacillus macerans genome includes a window with the following:
- a CDS encoding pentapeptide repeat-containing protein: MNKQDVLRQLSEEKVLPLLGDCLQEAELEFLHNRQRLTEQLKASFAALCRQASDMQQRSQKAPIAYIHYSMLRTSLLDQSFTYLLAADSREFYFDEAECAVTYDAGWAYRSYSRLLAELERESKKYMGLLSGADAERLALECAPAFDQYVTALLRTAMPELVKVPEFAALDKADRLQIRTGELMDRGEILYWEEKQAGEAEKIQALLESDEGDRGRLAYAHFRSLSLTGQSFNGKKMPYSDFSRGYLSFCRFVECNLVGTSWRGANLNGAEFRGSLLTDADFTDSDLQGAVFVNIGRLEPLDSIYRLPGLLGLRFDRARLDGADFTAAGLNGRVSFHEASLEGTRFRALDREKLDLSEEQAGSVHWIE; this comes from the coding sequence ATGAATAAGCAGGATGTGTTACGGCAACTTTCGGAAGAAAAAGTACTCCCTTTGCTTGGTGACTGTCTTCAGGAGGCGGAGCTGGAGTTTTTGCATAACCGGCAGCGGCTGACGGAACAACTGAAAGCGTCTTTTGCTGCGTTATGCCGCCAGGCTTCCGACATGCAGCAGCGTTCGCAAAAAGCGCCGATCGCCTATATTCATTATTCCATGCTGCGCACCTCCTTGCTGGATCAATCCTTTACGTATTTGCTAGCGGCCGATTCGCGCGAATTTTATTTTGACGAGGCCGAGTGTGCGGTTACGTATGACGCCGGCTGGGCCTACCGGAGTTATTCGCGCCTTTTGGCCGAATTGGAACGGGAAAGCAAGAAATATATGGGGCTGCTGAGCGGGGCCGATGCGGAGCGGCTGGCGCTCGAGTGCGCTCCCGCGTTTGACCAATACGTCACCGCTTTATTGCGGACAGCTATGCCTGAACTCGTAAAAGTTCCCGAGTTTGCCGCGCTCGACAAAGCTGACCGGCTGCAGATCAGGACGGGGGAACTGATGGACCGGGGCGAGATATTGTACTGGGAGGAGAAGCAGGCGGGCGAGGCGGAAAAAATACAGGCGCTTCTCGAATCGGATGAGGGGGATCGCGGAAGGCTGGCTTATGCCCATTTTCGCAGCTTGTCGTTAACCGGGCAAAGCTTTAACGGAAAGAAGATGCCGTATTCCGATTTCAGCCGGGGCTACCTTAGTTTCTGCCGCTTTGTGGAATGCAACTTGGTCGGGACGAGTTGGCGGGGAGCAAACCTAAACGGGGCGGAGTTCCGCGGAAGCCTGCTTACCGACGCCGATTTTACCGATAGCGATCTGCAGGGCGCGGTATTCGTGAATATCGGCCGGCTGGAGCCGCTGGATTCCATTTACCGCCTGCCGGGACTGCTGGGCTTGCGCTTCGATCGGGCTAGGCTGGACGGGGCGGATTTTACTGCGGCGGGTTTAAACGGAAGGGTCAGCTTTCACGAGGCTTCGCTGGAAGGCACGCGCTTTCGCGCTTTGGACCGGGAGAAATTGGACCTGAGCGAGGAGCAGGCAGGATCGGTTCATTGGATCGAATAG
- a CDS encoding phage baseplate assembly protein V → MDGKITLSQIEIMPYQLIHLHELKVVKTANDHARLIFAGTVDENLRDYYMKASDEETQVKVFVKDGEGGRHALFRGIALDVKVKTVNGINYMTVEAISHTHQLDMKRRKRSFQNPRLTYTELIKSIVAEYGKEADVLDVASSGKAIGTFVMQYDETDWEFLKRLASHFYSPLIPAVGYGVPKLYFGMPMGLSKGELQVHNYKAVKRVSAYQTAAENRIPGVRNEDFLQYEVEADKLMEPGHEVLFQGRPWLVAEAVSELRQGLLKHSYKLSPRSGLRPIKMFNRAIIGASIHGKVLAVRKDKVQVKLDMDEQVDPATDFWFPYSTIYASEGQTGWYCMPEVGDQLRIYFPSYKEEEGYAISSVKRTNPASAPLKSQTSAAAAAPGKAAAASASEPHSSDNGEDVMADPAVKTLQTKYGKKIVLAPDKIVISSGGMSIIISDSEGITIKSDKDIGITAGGELVLSSQMLQLSADKIELSGKGSTLSLEEEILLSGSEIKMN, encoded by the coding sequence ATGGACGGGAAGATTACGCTTAGCCAAATCGAAATTATGCCTTACCAATTGATACATCTTCATGAACTGAAAGTCGTAAAAACGGCGAACGATCATGCCCGCTTGATTTTTGCCGGGACGGTTGATGAAAACTTACGCGACTATTACATGAAGGCTTCGGATGAAGAGACGCAGGTGAAGGTTTTTGTTAAAGATGGGGAAGGGGGCCGGCATGCTCTGTTTCGGGGAATCGCCCTGGACGTTAAGGTCAAGACGGTTAACGGGATTAACTATATGACGGTTGAGGCCATCTCCCATACGCACCAGCTGGATATGAAGCGGCGGAAGCGGTCGTTTCAAAACCCGCGCCTGACCTATACCGAGTTAATCAAAAGCATTGTGGCGGAGTACGGAAAAGAAGCCGATGTGTTGGACGTCGCTTCCAGCGGCAAAGCGATCGGCACCTTTGTGATGCAGTACGATGAGACGGATTGGGAGTTTTTGAAGCGCTTGGCTTCCCATTTCTACTCACCGCTAATTCCGGCTGTCGGATACGGGGTGCCCAAGTTGTATTTCGGGATGCCGATGGGCTTAAGCAAGGGGGAACTGCAGGTCCATAACTACAAAGCCGTAAAAAGAGTCTCCGCCTACCAGACGGCTGCGGAAAACCGCATTCCCGGGGTACGGAACGAGGATTTTCTGCAATATGAGGTGGAGGCGGACAAGCTGATGGAGCCGGGGCATGAGGTGCTGTTTCAGGGGCGGCCGTGGCTGGTCGCCGAAGCGGTAAGCGAGCTGCGGCAAGGCTTGCTGAAGCACAGCTATAAGCTGAGCCCGCGCAGCGGACTGCGTCCGATCAAAATGTTCAATCGGGCGATTATCGGGGCGTCCATTCACGGCAAGGTACTGGCGGTGCGGAAGGACAAGGTGCAGGTAAAGCTGGATATGGACGAGCAGGTCGATCCGGCCACCGATTTCTGGTTTCCTTACTCGACCATCTATGCATCGGAGGGACAGACGGGCTGGTATTGCATGCCGGAGGTCGGCGACCAGTTGCGCATCTATTTTCCCAGCTACAAAGAGGAAGAAGGCTACGCGATCAGTTCGGTAAAACGGACAAACCCGGCTTCGGCACCTTTAAAAAGCCAGACGTCCGCAGCTGCGGCAGCCCCGGGAAAAGCGGCGGCAGCCTCAGCCTCCGAGCCGCATAGCTCAGACAATGGCGAGGATGTGATGGCCGATCCGGCGGTGAAAACGCTGCAAACGAAATACGGCAAAAAAATCGTGCTGGCCCCGGACAAAATCGTGATCTCCTCGGGCGGAATGTCCATCATCATCAGCGACAGCGAGGGAATTACGATCAAAAGCGACAAGGATATCGGCATTACGGCGGGTGGAGAGCTGGTATTGTCCTCCCAGATGCTGCAGCTGTCGGCGGACAAAATCGAATTATCCGGCAAGGGCAGCACCTTGTCTTTGGAAGAGGAGATTTTATTGTCCGGGTCGGAAATCAAAATGAACTGA
- a CDS encoding DUF4274 domain-containing protein, whose amino-acid sequence MNSEELQYLKELLYNEDIHSIREGVKKIKNPIFLHIFAANYNWNSGLEVPKAILDNENCDFGTGLLMFYRADGYRLLESNDAISGSSFGEWKEFINNLYKKLLDGNFSDKSISYAPPLTKVQVFKLRKSNPNIPDVLLDKSPGNDVEIPVL is encoded by the coding sequence ATGAATAGCGAGGAATTACAGTATCTAAAAGAACTGTTATACAATGAAGATATTCATAGTATTCGTGAAGGAGTCAAAAAAATAAAGAATCCAATATTTCTACATATATTTGCCGCTAACTATAACTGGAATAGTGGACTTGAAGTTCCTAAGGCTATTCTGGACAATGAAAATTGTGACTTTGGAACTGGTTTACTAATGTTTTATCGTGCTGATGGTTATCGTTTACTTGAATCAAATGATGCTATTTCGGGGTCTTCTTTTGGGGAGTGGAAAGAGTTCATTAACAACTTGTACAAGAAATTACTTGATGGCAACTTCTCAGATAAGAGTATTTCTTATGCTCCTCCATTAACAAAAGTACAGGTTTTCAAACTGAGAAAATCAAACCCTAATATTCCCGATGTCTTATTGGATAAATCTCCTGGTAATGACGTGGAAATTCCAGTCCTCTAG
- a CDS encoding DUF4280 domain-containing protein, whose translation MNLQQLLMAYSFGALNAEYSYVVRGAELECDRGNRPGVLNLPLSHGVYVKGKPVMNIADCVCGPDANISNVGAFGMCKLLNNICKPKIDFGSKWTDGKEDVLIEGEQALLSKSTLRCTCKSPGGIITITNDGQGG comes from the coding sequence ATGAACCTGCAGCAATTATTAATGGCATACAGCTTCGGGGCGTTAAACGCGGAATATTCTTATGTGGTTCGGGGGGCCGAACTCGAATGCGATCGAGGGAATCGCCCGGGGGTGCTTAATTTGCCGCTCAGCCACGGCGTATATGTCAAAGGCAAGCCGGTGATGAATATTGCCGATTGCGTCTGCGGACCCGATGCCAACATTAGCAATGTGGGCGCTTTTGGCATGTGTAAATTGTTAAACAATATCTGCAAGCCGAAAATCGACTTCGGGTCGAAATGGACGGATGGCAAGGAGGATGTTCTGATCGAAGGGGAGCAGGCTCTGCTGAGCAAATCGACGCTGCGCTGCACATGTAAAAGCCCCGGGGGGATCATTACCATTACGAACGATGGGCAGGGCGGCTGA
- a CDS encoding AHH domain-containing protein, which yields MAATTDNVITYGQLKMIWPYGALRLVGVELCHTAGEHARLSIQGSADPAVEETILRQTSPDDLIELWHTDDAGQDQPLFKGQLYDIEISKAMDRLNIKLAAVSHSFKLDTTLRNRSFQHVGQSYVEVIRQVIGGYPGADMIDEAFAKRATGRFILQYQETDWSFLQRLASHAGAVLVPNITAHRIQFWVGLPQGRRRLKLENVPLVYERKMIPLASLSAANEASAGEEVIRHTGYTFEWPEILQLGDEVECGGVTFAIYKRTARMRQGVLTWSYECGRPEGLIVPKKYNSTVIGAAIEGKILQISRNQVRIHLDMDERQDPKDAQWFPYAAEGSQVWYMMPEIGSRIKLYFPSADEDEAMVIQSVRMEPAPAFKPVVGGAGRALPAESLPESPADKYERKMQDPGVKSFGNPQGKEIVLGDADLLISAQEDTLYIGMNQTGGVRLQSSQKINVSTSKSLFLRAGQIRVEGTDGLDVEAKNSKAQHNESAEFSAQKVELAGSLHQTYERLLSPFEQVLKEKGAAYAVGEVALNNIGATLKGEWDGAVDFVKGLWNTASDISDVLLTQQFGDPLVRSYYGLFTDEEVKPLAERNETVKSAIHTGQYVLEAVTFQKSVPELLHDGGETLKEFVNPLVKWWNNGLPNPLTDREDESYKIGYDSIETAGLAVDIGLTAAGGAGVAKKAASMLKAKSAAGRALGNAEMGAAGAAGGLGLAGKMKSLFTDEHGTPKLGDGKLKTGSFKSLEQAAEAFEEILEGLSISLPGWMSGMGGRRLGFAGNGGGGLGRHFEVEYNNDYRKHHGGGGDERKDRGNKERQEEERRRREEEKKEKEAEGTGNNQRLIPGSPGVVTGGNSTKLGKNMMEEMGLKRSQKWSGYQAQHVIPSEMKDHAVIKKIGMDFDHASNGVFLRVPDNQISPMARHQGYHSVYNEVVERALNRMDINESVDVLQKQVFDLQKNLRYLQEKGLPLYPNQGATVELWERKLSQLMK from the coding sequence GTGGCTGCAACCACCGATAACGTCATTACATATGGGCAGTTAAAAATGATTTGGCCGTACGGTGCGCTCCGCCTGGTTGGGGTGGAACTTTGCCATACGGCCGGGGAACATGCGCGGCTAAGCATTCAAGGGAGCGCCGATCCGGCTGTGGAAGAGACGATCCTTAGGCAAACGAGTCCGGATGATTTGATCGAGCTTTGGCACACCGATGATGCGGGGCAGGATCAGCCGCTTTTTAAAGGGCAATTGTACGATATCGAAATTTCGAAGGCGATGGACCGGCTGAATATAAAACTGGCGGCGGTGTCGCACAGCTTCAAGCTGGACACGACACTACGGAACCGCTCTTTTCAGCATGTGGGTCAATCCTACGTCGAGGTCATTCGCCAAGTGATCGGCGGCTATCCCGGCGCGGATATGATCGATGAAGCGTTTGCCAAACGGGCGACCGGACGGTTTATCTTGCAGTATCAGGAGACGGATTGGAGTTTTTTGCAGCGTTTGGCTTCGCATGCCGGGGCGGTGCTGGTCCCGAATATTACGGCGCACCGGATTCAGTTCTGGGTGGGGCTGCCGCAAGGCCGGCGCCGCTTAAAGTTGGAAAATGTCCCCCTCGTGTACGAGCGGAAAATGATTCCGCTGGCATCGTTAAGCGCTGCAAATGAAGCTTCTGCGGGGGAAGAAGTTATTCGGCATACCGGGTATACGTTCGAATGGCCGGAAATTTTGCAGCTTGGCGATGAGGTGGAGTGCGGGGGAGTAACCTTTGCCATTTACAAACGCACGGCCCGGATGCGTCAGGGAGTTTTGACTTGGAGTTACGAGTGCGGACGTCCGGAAGGGCTGATCGTTCCGAAGAAATATAATTCCACGGTGATTGGCGCGGCGATCGAAGGGAAGATTTTACAAATCAGCCGCAACCAGGTGCGCATTCATCTGGATATGGACGAACGGCAGGATCCGAAAGATGCCCAGTGGTTCCCTTATGCCGCCGAAGGCAGTCAGGTTTGGTATATGATGCCGGAAATCGGCAGCCGGATCAAGCTGTATTTTCCCAGCGCGGACGAGGACGAGGCGATGGTCATTCAGTCGGTGCGGATGGAGCCTGCTCCAGCGTTTAAGCCTGTGGTTGGAGGAGCCGGGCGAGCGTTACCTGCGGAGAGTTTGCCGGAAAGTCCGGCTGACAAATATGAGCGCAAAATGCAGGACCCGGGCGTCAAATCGTTCGGCAACCCGCAAGGCAAAGAAATCGTGCTCGGCGATGCGGACTTGTTGATCAGCGCACAGGAAGATACCTTGTATATCGGGATGAACCAGACGGGCGGAGTTCGTCTTCAGAGCTCGCAAAAAATAAATGTCAGTACATCGAAAAGTTTGTTTTTGCGGGCGGGCCAGATCCGGGTGGAAGGAACGGACGGTCTTGATGTAGAAGCAAAGAACAGTAAGGCACAGCATAATGAATCCGCTGAATTCAGCGCACAGAAGGTCGAATTGGCCGGAAGTCTGCACCAAACGTATGAGAGACTCTTGTCTCCGTTTGAGCAGGTGCTTAAGGAGAAAGGGGCGGCATATGCCGTCGGGGAAGTTGCCCTAAACAATATTGGGGCGACCTTAAAAGGGGAATGGGATGGAGCCGTAGACTTCGTTAAAGGTTTATGGAACACGGCCAGCGATATCTCGGACGTGCTTTTGACGCAGCAATTTGGAGATCCTCTGGTCAGATCATACTACGGTCTGTTTACCGACGAAGAGGTCAAGCCGCTGGCGGAACGCAATGAGACGGTGAAGTCGGCCATCCATACGGGACAATACGTATTGGAAGCGGTGACGTTTCAAAAATCGGTCCCCGAGCTGCTGCATGATGGCGGAGAGACCTTAAAGGAGTTCGTTAACCCGTTAGTCAAATGGTGGAACAACGGCTTGCCGAACCCGCTCACCGACCGGGAAGACGAGAGCTATAAGATTGGGTATGACTCGATTGAAACTGCGGGTTTGGCGGTGGATATCGGCCTTACCGCTGCCGGAGGAGCCGGAGTCGCCAAAAAAGCCGCCAGCATGTTGAAGGCAAAAAGCGCGGCAGGCCGGGCCCTGGGGAACGCAGAAATGGGCGCGGCCGGTGCAGCCGGAGGCCTGGGGCTCGCAGGAAAAATGAAGTCACTTTTCACCGATGAACACGGAACTCCCAAACTGGGGGACGGCAAGCTAAAAACCGGAAGCTTCAAATCTTTGGAGCAAGCGGCGGAAGCTTTTGAGGAAATCCTGGAAGGACTCTCCATAAGCCTGCCAGGCTGGATGAGCGGCATGGGTGGAAGACGCCTCGGCTTCGCAGGCAATGGCGGGGGAGGCCTAGGACGTCATTTTGAGGTGGAGTATAATAATGATTACCGGAAACATCATGGTGGCGGGGGAGATGAGAGGAAGGATAGAGGTAATAAAGAGAGACAGGAAGAGGAAAGACGGCGAAGAGAAGAAGAAAAGAAAGAGAAAGAGGCTGAGGGGACGGGTAATAATCAGAGACTTATTCCTGGAAGCCCAGGTGTAGTAACTGGGGGTAATTCGACCAAATTAGGTAAGAATATGATGGAGGAAATGGGATTAAAACGTTCACAAAAATGGTCTGGTTATCAGGCTCAACACGTTATTCCTTCAGAAATGAAAGACCATGCAGTTATCAAAAAAATTGGAATGGATTTTGACCATGCTTCAAATGGGGTTTTCCTAAGAGTACCTGACAACCAGATTAGTCCTATGGCTAGACATCAAGGATACCATTCCGTTTATAATGAAGTAGTTGAAAGGGCATTAAATCGAATGGATATTAACGAAAGCGTCGATGTATTACAAAAGCAGGTTTTTGATTTGCAGAAGAATCTTAGGTACCTTCAAGAAAAAGGATTGCCTCTCTATCCTAACCAAGGAGCAACAGTAGAACTTTGGGAACGGAAATTGAGTCAATTGATGAAGTAG